The following proteins are encoded in a genomic region of Haloarcula marina:
- a CDS encoding monovalent cation/H+ antiporter subunit D family protein has protein sequence MIEHLPVLLVVLPIVGGTLPLVASFYTDRIGWYVATAAMLCHTVLAGLLGWTVWTDGVVSYAVGGFAAPYGIELVVDGLSVALVALVSVVSLGVLAYARSAGPRSNAFYSQFLLLATGLTGMSITGDVFNLYVFLEITGLAAYGLVASGREANAAVAALKYLIVGTIGASLYLLGVGYALAATGTLNMADLADKLAAVGYDSTLVLTAFGLMVGGLTVKVALFPLHTWQPDAYANAPDTVSAYISALVSTVSAYALARLLFSVFTVQFLDAVPVAQWALLGLACVSIVAGSALAVSQSSVQRMLAYSSVSQFGLVVAGFTIATPIAVVGATVHLVGHAVMKGGLFAASGIIERRTGATTVGGYAGMAARTPLAAGSFAVLALAMVGVPPAVGFVGKWYIVVGAVEANAWPVVAVLLASTLLTLAYFARLVERLYFAEPTIREETAVADGGDSPVSTGMITVVVAAAVLAVALTAAVPAIEQLLETLPPLLNQ, from the coding sequence ATGATTGAACACCTGCCCGTCCTGCTGGTCGTCTTGCCTATCGTCGGCGGTACCCTACCGCTGGTCGCGAGTTTCTACACCGACCGTATCGGGTGGTACGTCGCCACGGCGGCGATGCTCTGTCACACGGTGCTGGCCGGACTGCTCGGCTGGACCGTCTGGACCGACGGCGTCGTCTCCTACGCCGTCGGCGGGTTCGCCGCCCCGTACGGCATCGAACTCGTCGTCGACGGCCTCTCCGTCGCGCTCGTCGCCCTCGTGAGCGTCGTCTCGCTCGGCGTCCTCGCGTACGCACGCAGCGCAGGCCCCCGCTCGAACGCCTTCTACAGCCAGTTCCTCCTGCTCGCCACCGGTCTCACCGGGATGAGCATCACGGGCGACGTGTTCAACCTCTACGTCTTCCTCGAAATCACGGGACTGGCGGCCTACGGCCTCGTCGCCAGCGGCCGGGAGGCGAACGCCGCCGTCGCCGCGCTGAAGTACCTCATCGTCGGAACCATCGGCGCGTCGCTGTACTTACTGGGCGTCGGCTACGCGCTGGCCGCGACGGGGACGCTCAACATGGCCGACCTCGCGGACAAACTGGCGGCCGTCGGCTACGACTCGACGCTCGTGCTGACCGCGTTCGGCCTGATGGTCGGCGGCCTCACGGTCAAAGTCGCACTGTTCCCGCTACACACGTGGCAACCGGACGCCTACGCGAACGCGCCGGACACGGTCAGCGCGTACATCTCCGCGCTCGTCTCGACCGTCTCGGCGTACGCGCTCGCCCGCCTCCTGTTCTCGGTCTTCACCGTCCAGTTCCTCGACGCCGTGCCCGTCGCCCAGTGGGCGCTGCTCGGACTGGCCTGCGTGAGCATCGTCGCCGGAAGCGCGCTGGCCGTCTCCCAAAGCAGCGTCCAGCGGATGCTCGCGTACTCGTCGGTGTCGCAGTTCGGCCTCGTCGTCGCCGGGTTTACCATCGCGACGCCCATCGCCGTCGTCGGCGCGACGGTCCACCTCGTCGGCCACGCCGTGATGAAAGGCGGCCTGTTCGCCGCCAGCGGCATCATCGAACGGCGGACCGGCGCGACCACCGTCGGTGGCTACGCCGGGATGGCCGCGCGGACCCCCCTCGCCGCTGGTTCGTTCGCCGTCCTCGCCTTGGCGATGGTCGGCGTGCCCCCCGCTGTCGGGTTCGTCGGCAAGTGGTACATCGTCGTCGGGGCCGTCGAGGCCAACGCCTGGCCCGTCGTGGCCGTCCTGCTGGCGAGTACGCTCCTGACGCTGGCGTACTTCGCCCGACTGGTCGAACGCCTCTACTTCGCCGAACCGACCATCCGCGAGGAGACGGCCGTCGCGGACGGCGGTGACTCGCCGGTGTCGACGGGGATGATTACCGTCGTCGTCGCCGCGGCCGTCCTCGCCGTCGCACTGACCGCGGCCGTTCCGGCCATCGAACAGTTGCTGGAGACACTCCCACCCCTTCTGAACCAATGA
- a CDS encoding cation:proton antiporter subunit C produces MNELLQLDLLASRYNYYAVVLLLGIGLYTVVESPNLVKKVIGMNVFQTGIFLFFITLAYRTGGNPPVVTEGGGPYVSPLPHVLILTAIVVGVSLTAVALALIVRIYSEYGTLDEETLEQLYYD; encoded by the coding sequence ATGAACGAACTACTCCAACTGGACCTGCTCGCGTCGCGGTACAACTACTACGCCGTCGTCCTCTTGCTGGGCATCGGCCTCTACACGGTCGTCGAGTCGCCCAACCTCGTGAAGAAGGTCATCGGGATGAACGTCTTCCAGACTGGCATCTTCCTCTTTTTCATCACGCTCGCGTACCGGACGGGCGGAAACCCGCCGGTCGTCACGGAGGGCGGCGGCCCGTACGTGAGTCCGCTTCCGCACGTCCTCATCCTGACGGCCATCGTTGTCGGGGTGAGTCTGACGGCGGTGGCGCTCGCACTCATCGTCCGCATCTACTCGGAGTACGGCACGCTCGACGAAGAGACACTGGAGCAACTCTACTATGATTGA
- a CDS encoding Na(+)/H(+) antiporter subunit B, whose protein sequence is MSFDDRPGLYVESTIIMTTVRVVAPFVLTFALFIMFHGADTPGGGFQGGVIAGSVVMMLAFAYGIESTRQWVDVRVVAALASGGVLVFTSIGLGAMLLGGQFLQYTEYEFLNSHASKYGIELVELGIGGIVAAVAIGLFFVLAAGFGHAVDEEGDA, encoded by the coding sequence ATGAGCTTCGACGACCGACCCGGCCTGTACGTCGAGAGCACCATCATCATGACGACAGTGCGCGTCGTCGCGCCGTTCGTCCTCACGTTCGCACTGTTCATCATGTTCCACGGCGCGGACACGCCGGGCGGCGGCTTCCAAGGCGGCGTCATCGCTGGCTCCGTCGTGATGATGCTCGCGTTCGCTTACGGCATCGAGTCGACCCGACAGTGGGTCGACGTGCGCGTCGTCGCGGCGCTCGCGTCGGGCGGCGTCCTCGTGTTCACCAGCATCGGCCTCGGCGCGATGCTGCTGGGCGGGCAGTTCCTCCAGTACACCGAGTACGAGTTCCTCAACTCACACGCCAGCAAGTACGGCATCGAACTGGTCGAACTGGGTATCGGCGGCATCGTCGCCGCCGTGGCCATCGGCCTGTTCTTCGTGCTCGCCGCCGGATTCGGCCACGCCGTCGACGAGGAGGGAGATGCATGA
- a CDS encoding DUF4040 domain-containing protein, which yields MNPPLVELALLVFVVGCALGAALLRDTLAAVMAFAAYSLGVSVLWLMLQAPDVGLTEAAVGAGIMTILFLLALANTVTPDPDRLLESVNLRTVLLVGGFVAVMAATVPALPAIGDPSSPVVGGEVTQYYLENAYEQTDVENSVTAVLAAYRGFDTLGEAVVVFAAGVVALSVLRREVFA from the coding sequence ATGAACCCGCCGCTGGTCGAACTCGCGCTGCTCGTCTTCGTCGTCGGGTGTGCGCTGGGGGCCGCGCTGCTCCGGGATACGCTCGCGGCCGTGATGGCCTTCGCCGCGTACAGTCTCGGCGTCTCGGTCCTGTGGCTCATGTTGCAGGCCCCGGACGTGGGCCTGACCGAAGCGGCGGTCGGCGCGGGCATCATGACCATCCTGTTCTTGCTCGCCCTCGCCAACACCGTGACGCCCGACCCCGACCGACTGCTCGAATCGGTCAACCTCCGGACGGTGCTGTTGGTCGGCGGGTTCGTCGCCGTGATGGCGGCGACGGTCCCGGCGCTCCCGGCCATCGGCGACCCGAGTTCGCCCGTCGTCGGGGGCGAGGTGACCCAGTACTACCTCGAAAACGCCTACGAGCAGACCGATGTGGAGAACTCCGTGACGGCCGTCCTCGCGGCCTACCGTGGCTTCGACACGCTCGGCGAGGCCGTCGTCGTCTTCGCGGCGGGCGTCGTCGCGCTCAGCGTCCTCCGTCGGGAGGTGTTCGCATGA
- the mnhG gene encoding monovalent cation/H(+) antiporter subunit G — protein sequence MTPVEWAIVGLAVLGAFFGGVAALGIVRLPDVYTRAHAASKSDTLGAVLAVGAAALALQTDLSTIKAVFLLTFMFLTNPTAAHAIARAAQDQGIEPWTVDEEGES from the coding sequence GTGACGCCCGTCGAATGGGCCATCGTCGGCCTCGCCGTCCTCGGTGCGTTCTTCGGGGGCGTCGCGGCGCTGGGCATCGTCCGCCTGCCGGACGTGTACACCCGCGCGCACGCCGCCTCGAAGAGCGACACCCTCGGGGCCGTCCTGGCCGTCGGCGCGGCGGCGCTCGCGCTCCAGACGGACCTCTCGACCATCAAGGCGGTCTTCCTCCTGACGTTCATGTTCCTCACCAACCCGACGGCGGCCCACGCCATCGCCCGGGCCGCACAGGACCAAGGTATCGAGCCGTGGACCGTCGACGAGGAGGGCGAATCATGA
- a CDS encoding cation:proton antiporter has translation MVEFATALLAVAAAFVVFAVVALYRVFVGPTIHDRVIAVNVMGTNTVIAIALVSAAFDEPVFLDVALVYALLNFLLSIAFSKFNVEHGGVL, from the coding sequence ATGGTTGAGTTCGCCACGGCCCTGCTGGCCGTCGCCGCGGCGTTCGTCGTCTTCGCCGTCGTCGCGCTGTACCGCGTGTTCGTCGGCCCGACCATCCACGACAGAGTCATCGCAGTCAACGTCATGGGGACGAACACCGTCATCGCCATCGCGCTCGTCTCGGCGGCGTTCGACGAACCGGTGTTCCTCGACGTGGCGCTCGTCTACGCCCTGCTGAACTTCCTGCTCTCGATAGCGTTCTCGAAGTTCAACGTCGAACACGGAGGGGTGCTGTGA
- a CDS encoding monovalent cation/H+ antiporter subunit E, translating to MTASDARRLLVPVDDSVTMRNTVAYVVDEAQTAATDGPVELHFVDVASTRSVDPDAIEELSEATDLLERVEVWVDEDLGEDPPSGISVHTDVVGADRYLFSPGDYADAILGYAADVGVDRIVLDPEYSPGGATPMLRPLEIELARDDIDIERAPVERRAQGTVLARAASLPKYLTVFGASYLFYMLLSSWKPLDFFTGFLTATLVSVLLAPVAFSQQPSVFRVGRQLARMALFVPYLLKEIAVANLQIAYVVLHPSLPIDPKIVELRAAVWGDAPVTTLANSITLTPGTLTVDVTDRAFAIHSLTGGARTDLFEGGLERAVRFVFYGREAAAIASPRERGDDGEGQDG from the coding sequence GTGACTGCATCCGACGCCCGCCGTCTGCTGGTCCCGGTCGACGACTCGGTGACGATGCGTAACACCGTCGCCTACGTCGTCGACGAGGCCCAGACCGCGGCCACTGACGGACCGGTCGAACTCCACTTCGTCGACGTCGCCAGCACCCGCTCGGTCGACCCCGACGCCATCGAGGAACTCAGCGAAGCGACGGACCTCCTCGAACGCGTCGAGGTCTGGGTCGACGAGGACCTCGGCGAAGACCCGCCATCGGGCATCTCGGTCCACACCGACGTGGTCGGCGCGGACCGCTATCTGTTCAGCCCCGGCGACTACGCCGACGCGATTCTCGGCTACGCGGCCGACGTAGGAGTAGACCGCATCGTCTTAGACCCCGAGTACAGCCCCGGCGGCGCGACACCGATGTTGCGACCGCTGGAAATCGAACTCGCGCGCGACGACATCGACATCGAGCGCGCCCCCGTCGAACGACGGGCGCAGGGGACGGTCCTCGCCCGCGCCGCGTCGCTCCCGAAGTACCTCACCGTCTTCGGCGCGTCGTACCTGTTCTACATGCTCCTGAGTTCGTGGAAGCCGCTGGACTTCTTCACCGGGTTCCTCACCGCGACGCTGGTCTCGGTACTGCTGGCTCCGGTCGCGTTCAGCCAACAGCCCTCGGTCTTCCGCGTGGGACGACAACTCGCCCGGATGGCGCTGTTCGTGCCGTACCTGCTGAAGGAGATCGCCGTCGCGAACCTCCAAATCGCGTACGTCGTCCTCCACCCCAGCCTCCCCATCGACCCGAAAATCGTCGAGTTGCGGGCCGCGGTGTGGGGCGACGCGCCGGTGACGACGCTCGCCAACAGCATCACGCTCACGCCGGGGACGCTAACGGTGGACGTCACCGACCGCGCGTTCGCCATCCACTCGCTCACCGGCGGCGCACGGACCGACCTCTTCGAAGGTGGACTGGAGCGGGCCGTCCGCTTCGTCTTCTACGGCCGCGAAGCGGCCGCAATCGCGTCGCCCCGCGAGCGCGGGGACGACGGGGAGGGCCAAGATGGTTGA